The segment TGCTGGTTTtgggctgtggtggtgcatgcctttaatcccagcacttgggaggtagagtcaggcagatttctgtgaatttgacgTCAGCCACATCTACAGAGCTgagtgggctacacagagaaactgtctcaaaaaaccaaaaccaagcaagcaaTCAACCCATAGCTGCTGCCTCAGGAGAGACAGTTGCTGACAGACACCTTACCTGTCTCTGCTCCTCCTGGAAAGGAAAGCAGCCCCGCAGCCGTCCACCGTGCACGCATGTGTCTCTCTGGCATGTGTACTCTTCTCGTGTGTCTTCATGCTGCAAGCGTTTTTAAAGGTCTTCTTGCAAATGTCACACTGAAAGCGagtttcttccttctgcctcactAGTGCATGTTCACTCAGGTGTCCCAGTTCTTTAGACTCTTCCagaaaaggaaaagccatccCCCTGTTGGACAAAGCACCAAAGAGTCCCCCAGCCAGCAGGCGCTGCTGCAATTCCATATAGTCAGGAAAAGGGATTTGGGGCCCCAGGCCAGGGGTGAAATGTCGCTCGTGACCATCATGCTCCACCTCTCTTGGCATCACTGAACTCAGTGCGACCTTCTGTTCAGACTCCCTCTCAGTGAGCGTGGTCTGCTCAAGGGTTCTGCTGATAGCTCCATGCGGCTCAATCACAGATTCAAGATGGCAGGCTCTTTCTCCCTGTGGAAGAGGCTCCTCTAAGCCTAGCTGTGTACGCTGCTCCTCAGGCACTCTGTCTGACTGAGGACTGCTGTCCTCTGGCTCATCTTCACTGACTACCTGCAGGGGCACGTCATCATCTGAGCTGAGACTGTGTCTCTTCTCATCAGCTATTTCCACAGCTTCTTTCTCTATCTTGATGGGCATACTGGACTTCCGGGACTTCTTCTTGGGAAGAGCATCAAATGGCACGTCTGTGGAAACCAGCTGTTCTGGGATTGAGGAGGAGAtcagagggagagaaggcagcATGCCGGGTGTGTTTGCCAGTTCCGCGGGAGTAGCTGGACTGCGGTAGAAAGGAAGGACTGGCTGGAcagtctttaggttggggaaaagCACACCATTTTGCCCAATGCTTGAGAAAGCTGGTTGGCCTTTGGAGTCCTCCACTGAACCAGTGTAGCCAGGGAGGGGCCCACAGTCTGGAGACATCACTGTGAAACCTGGGCGCTTGTAGGTCTCGGAGCTTGCCAGGTTCAGGCTGTTCCTGAGATCTTTGTCTCGGTTGTTTCTGTTCATTGGCATGTGCAGGCGAGGGTTGGGGTTGGCGCTGTGTCGGTTCCGGCTCCTCAGGGAGCTGAACACCATGTTACACCCTTCGATAGTGCACTTATGCTTGATCTTCAGGTGGACGGCGTTGTAGTGGATCTTGAGAGTGCCTTTGTCATAGAATGTCTTCTCGCATGCGGTGCAGAACACCCGGCCCTTCTTAGCACTCAGGCTGTTCCTCTCAGGCTTCATTTTGGCCTCAGGGGACAGCTGTGTCCTTTCGAGCTTACTGGCAATGCTGTAGGAGCTGGAGTCACTTAAGTGGGCACTGTCTTCCTTCTGGGTGACAGCGTCTGGACAGCTTAGACACTGTTCCTTTTCAACCTGAAACGGGGTGGAAGTTaagaagccactgtcagaaaaggGCCCATGAAGGTCCTGCTTGGGGTCCCGGCTTTGGTCCTGACCCTGCTCCAGCACGTACTGTTCAGGCAGCGACCCTAtcagagcaggaggcagagggttGAAGAACTGGAAAGGCAACATGAACGTCATGTTGCTTATAAGGTTCTCAAAAGGATGCATGCTGCTGGGGTTTCCTTTGTCCACCGGAGTGGGGAGGTTGGCACTCCTGTGGCCGCAGCTCTCGATGAAAGCCCTGATGTCTACGTTTGCTGTGGCAGGTGGAATGACGATAGActgctcttctttctcttggaTTGCCATGAGCTCAACTATAGACTTGGTCTCTCCAAAACGAAGGAACTGCTGCAAGgtggccacttcctcctcactGGTCATGATGCTCCAGTGATCCAACACCTTCCCTGAGGCATCCTAAATACAAACCAGAATGTAAGAGAATCCAGTCCCCGAGACTGCTACTCTGCTCCCCGTGCAGGGAGCCTCCACCAGACACAAGGAGCACTTCTGTGCGCATCAGAAGAATGCTACTGCGGCTCAACCCAGGGCTTGCAGAGTTTAATCCCTGCCCTCCCACTCCCCTCGGCCAGATACTCTGTGCAGACCATAAACTACACAAATGTAAATAGTGGCCAGACCATTACTCTAGAAGAGCTGAGCGAACTCAAACCCAAGTCTAACTAGTTGTTGTCATATCGATTTCTCTCACGTATGAGGCACAATGGTCTCTTCGTTAAATAGAAATGTTTAATGTCGTTCATTTGAACGACAGTAGTACCTTCACCTAAAGAGTACAAATGGGGCAGTGAAGTCTGGACACAGCTCGAGTATTCATTTGCTGCAGACTTAATAATCTCATAAGCACCTACCATCAACAACAGATGAGCACACATTGATCTTCTACCCATGTTCATAAAGCAGAGCCATACTTATGCTGGAGTGCTGGAGATCTGTCAAACTCTAGCAAGGCCCAACTTTCCCCAAAactacaataaatattttatcacagaactTGCATTCGATGGCCTACTGAGGTTTTTCACAGTGCGTGTGAGAGTTTTGAAGATGAGGAGGAATGTAACACATAAATATTTCAAGCACCAGAGGATCAAGGTAATTGATTCCACATTTTTAATCCTAACACTAGAAAGCAAGATTATTAGGATCATTAAATATTGATTCATATTATAATGCAAGACCATAATGCTACTCTATCTATGGCCGTTTCTTGTCAGCTGGGGTACACCAGAGGCGTGCACATAGATTCCAGGCTTTAGGATTAGGAAGAAATGTGCTCATTTCCGCGTCTGCTCCATACCGGTGGGATAGCTCACAGCCTTCTGGATTTTCAATTAGAAACAAGAGTAAATGGGTTTGGTGctgcatacttttaatcccagcactcaggagggagggaTAGGTGGATTTCTGGAAGTTCAAAaccgagagagagggagagggagaaggggagagagagaaagagagagagagaaaccagggATATTATATCATCTTCCAAGTACTGGATGAGCACGTGCACTAATAAATAGGTGTTGTCAATATTAGTTTTTAATCTATATATAATCTACCTAAGCTAAGGTTAATATTACTTGAAAATACATACAGCTCCCATTTCACTGAAAAAACATTTTAACCGCAGTGTGCTGATATTTGTAGTGTAGTAGCAAGAAACAATCGGTGCTCTGCCACCTCAGAAAATGTGCTGttttctcagaaaagactttgacaGTCTCTGACTAAGAAACATGAGTCATTGCACCTATGGTGTGACACAGGAAAATAAGTTCAGTTACTCtggaaagagacaagagagagaagctGAAGCACATGTGAGGAAGCTGAAAGAGAATTTGGTGTGGTGGCGAGACGAGGAGAAAGTGGGCGAAGAAGAGCCGccagcaggaaggagggagaggaggggatggagacagagaggaagggttagcatatgaacacaaccacatgaCATGTGGAGCCGAGGAAAGAAACTTAGCGGCCAAGTGGCAGAGGCTTTCTAGAACAGCAAAGGAGCGTCAGCTTGAGAGCTGTTTGCTGTGTAGTTCTGGCACACAAGCGCCTTTGCTCATCCCCCGGTTCTGACACAGAACATCTCAGGTCAGTGCACAGTTTAGATGTGACACACATGGTGGAGGCAGTACCAACACAAAGCAAGTGGTTTTCTGTGGAAATACGCTCATGATAAGGTCATGTAGCCCCCCTAGCCTAAACTTTCGCAGAGACCCTAGGAAAGTAGATGATTCCTCCTAGAACATGAATTAGGGCCTTAAGTCATTAGGAAGAAGttcaaagggaaggagggaggccaCAATGACTGGCAGGGCACTCAGGGAGAAGAGAACAGGGCCAAGGCCACTGTACCTGTAACACATATCCACGGATGTAATCCTGAAGTGTCCAGTCCAGGGCATGGAGGATCTGTAGAACCTCATCTTGCTTCAGCACACTGAAGAGCCGGTCCAGTAGGATTTTCAGGCGAACAGGGATAGCTTGGGTTCCATAGAGCATAAGGCTGCTAATATCAAACACTACATTGGACTGGACAATTTCCACTTGGCTTGTCGGATACACGGGGGGAATCCTCAGCTTACTTAGAGCTGAAAAAAACAAGTGGGAGACATTCAGGAAAGTTCTAATTTTAGGAGAACCACTTtatagaaagaatgtaagaataaGAAAGAACCACAAGAATAGTTGAGGCTATTCTTAGTTATCTGGACCAACAGGGGGAGAAAACCCAAAATCCATGAAGGACTAGTATCTGCAAGAGTCAGAGGGCTTCATGTTCTTCACAGaaacttctaaaataaaaatcaaataaaaatggcAGACTAAAGATTTGTCTCCCATTCTCGTGACATGCCCAAGAAGGAAATTCCTCACAAACttggaagggggaagaaaaggggagcacagaagcagcaagaacagAACCAGACCTGAGAGTTGAGGGTCAGAGTCTGGATGTGAGGATGGGCCTGGGAACTTCCAAGGTCTGAGGTCAGGGCCTATCTGATCTGTGGCTTGGGGCTGGGGCTTTAGAAATTAAGCCCCCTGACTCCAGTCAGTTTAACCCAGGAGTTACCAGCCCCCGGGGGCTCTTTACACTAAATCAATCCAAGTTAAAGAAAGGTAGTAATGCCACTTTCCAGCAGCCCATGCCACGGTTCCAGCACTCAGCAGTTACGAGTGGCTCACGACTGTCAGAGCTGGCAAATGCAAAAGCCGGATGTCCAGTTATAAATTCCAGCTAAACCATGAATAAGGGGCACACTTGTATCAGGACACATCTCAGCCAAAAAAATCATTAGAGGCTAATTATGACCATGGGACATGTCTATAACGGTCATACAGAAGCACCTGAAGGATTAGTTTTGacatatttagaatgtagttaatAAGATATTATGTAAGTTAAAATGTGAAGAGATAATTTATGCAGCCTGTTCCTTGGAACATACTAGAAATCACCACTGACTAGGAGTCAGCTGTCACTCTTTGCTATGAAATGTAAGCCATTTAAAAGGGCCACTAAAGGATGAGAAGGAGGGACTAAAATTACCATGAGCCACCCATCCATGCCTGCACTGTTCACACTGGCGGTGGTTTATCTTCCCAGGTTTGAAGCTTTGGCAACTGCAGTTCAGAGTACAGCCGATAGCCTGCAAGAGagaacacatgtatgtataccatgtcAGAGCTACGTGCAGGACATGTTGCATTCATTAGACAAAGTAATTTCCCATAGGCATTCCCTCAGCAGTGGTTGCCTTGTGCCAGGCCAAAGGTGCCTATTATACCTTAGGAAAGAGCAGCAGGGAGGCCAACACTTGGGAGACCATGAACTTCAACACAGATACTTTGCATATGGTAATAAGCAGACACGATACGGATTTCTCAGCAATTATTATAGTTTGAAACCTTGCTCTTatgaagaaaaactaaaaattgtattttttttttttaccaagtttCCAAGCTGATCAGAGCGGCAACTCTGAAAGAATTGTTTGAACTAGTTTGGAACCAGTAATGAGACTAGTTTGGaaccagtaaaagaaaaatttggAGCAAGAGTGATCCATGTATGGATCTGTCACCCTCAGATGCTTAAGATATGGTAGAAGCCAAAAATATTAAATGGACTTGAGAATATATAATGGCTGATCATATTACATGATCTATATCTGTTAAAGACAGATATAGGTTGGGAAAACCCTGCACTGATGTCTCAGTTGTATGTTATGGGCCAtgtcttgtatgtgtgtatgtgtgtatggtgtatgcaaTGTCCAAAAGTACagtggaaatagaaaacaaagatgCATGTGTCCAACAAATCCTAGTGTTAAGATCGAGGAGACACATATATAAAgtgctctctctccctgtgtgtgtgtgtgtgtgtgtgtgtgtgtgtgtgtgtgtgtgtgtgtgtgtggtgttgtgccTTTATGTAAGCATTCATGTATAGGTCTGAATATGAGTGCGTGTGGACCAGAAGGTGATGTGAGGCCCAGGTGTCTTTCTCAGTGAACCTCCACCTTGTTATTTGAGTCAGGGACTCCCAGCAAGGCCAAAGCTCACCAAGTCATACagactggctgaccagtgagcccaCAGACTCTTCTGTTTCCAACCCTAGCTGACCCTGCCCCACTCCTGGGCTTACAGATCTGTGCTGGGATTTTGCATGGGTGCTGCGGCTCTgcactcaggtcctcgtgcttgcatGCCATGCACTTCACCATCCTGTCAAGAGTGTCTCACAAGAGAGAGGCCGAAAGGATGTAGTCTATTATTATAACAAACCAACCGACAAACAAGACCCCCTACAGGGGCTCAGCGAGGCTCCAACTCACTCAGTTGTCTGtactgtttatatatttttaaagctatAAAGTATGCTTCTGGGTGAAATTTGTATGGCTCAAGAGAGCTTTGAAACTGAGGAGAATGTGTGTTCAGAGAAGGGACAATAAGGCTTCTGATTTGGGGTTTAAACCTCTAGTCTGCCAATGAAGGGACTGTGAGGCACAGTGTGGAGGACAAGGAAGGAGAATCTGGTCAAGGAATTGGGAAATTCACTTTGAGGGTTAGTGCGACCTGTCTCCCCTCAAATAAAAAGTCATCTGCTGTGGTGCTGTGAACTGTACAGCTACTCTGGGACAGTCTGGTGACTTCTTCAAAAGTCAAGCATAGAGTTACTGTATGACCTGGAAATTTCTGCTCCTCAGTATACAGCCACAAGAACAAAAACCACCTGTCCATCCCCAAATCCTCCACATGACTGTTCGTAGCACTATCCACAGCAGTGAGTGGAAACAACTCCAGTATCCACCAAGAGATGAATAAGCAAGATGCAGTCCACCCAACAATGGAGTGTTGGTGTTGTTCTCGACATGGGATAGAGAATGGAATATGCTACAGATACATCAAGAAGACAGGCATAAGAAGTCACTCGGCCCTATGGTCCTATTTTGCCATGAATACACGTCAGGAGGAGCCaattcagagacacagagagcagaGGAGTGACTGGGGGACAGGGCAGGAGTGAGAAGAGACTGAATGGGGGAAGCAGAAGAGTATTCTTTGGGTTACATAAAGGGATATCTTGCTTTGTGCTATGATCCTTTCCTGAGCTTGTAAATATTATACTTTTTACGAGCTAAAAATCTGTGGCAATTGTCTGTTAGCAGTGTTTTTCCAACATCACAGTGTTATCcatattttttaaagcaatacCCTATGTTTCAATAAAGGTGTGCACACTAACTGGTATTTCAATAAAGGTGTGCACACTAACTGGTATTTCACACTTAACAGACTATAGCATAAACTTTTATATACACAGAAAACTACAAAAAATGTATGATTTGCTGTGTGTTGTAGAATTAAGCACAGTCTCATCAAGATATGGCTGTGGTAACCTTGATTAACTTGTGGAGAAACTGTCAGGTTGTTTGGGGGAGCAGTTGGGTTGTTCTAGATCCCCATAGTAACCTGTGAGGGATTCATCGACACTTGCtagtgttttaagacagggttttacaCAGCCCAGACAGgtctcaaattcactatgtagcccaggatgaccttgaactcctgactctcctgcctccatctgctaAGAGCTGGGACTGCAGATTCCTGTCACCCCACATGTTTctgcttgtgttttgttttgtttttaataggcaTCCTTTGTGGTCCCTGTGCATGTAAGTGAAATCTCACTGTGGTTTGGTTTGTACTTTCCTGATGACCGATGGGTTAGCATcttttctgtgtttaccggaatgTTTGTGTGTATTCTTTGGAGACACATCTGTTAGATCCtttgactatttttttaaaataaggttgTGTTTTTGGTACTGTGCTATAtgcattcttttattttccaggTTCAAGTCTGTTATCAGATACATTATTTCAAATATGTTCTcccaccttttctctttcttaaaagtatTGTTTGAAACATAGAAGTTTCAGATTTTGAGCAGGTTTTAAGGTGATGAATCGTCCTGAAATTAGACAATGACAgccatacaaacaaaacaatcgAATTTTGATGGCTAAATGCTAACAGAACACTGCGTTACATAACACTGATGTAATTCACAATCCAGATTTAACAAACAttgctgaaaaagaaaatgttttgaagGGAAGAACATTCTTCACCTCCGCTTTTTGAGATATCATTTGCTCTTTTAGAAGAAGGTATGGAtagctaggcatggtgacacatgcctttaatccagaacACAGTAGGCGAGGGCAGGCAgggctgtgagttccaggccagcctggtgtacatagtgagttcagacTAGCCAGGTTTATataaggagaccctgtctcaaaaaccaaaccaaaaccaaacacggTTATGGAAATATACAAGTAAACTTATATTTCGTTTATTTGGAAAACTAAGCCTGTCTTAAGAGAAAGAGGTGTTCTTAAGTACATACTTGGTCTAATCCCTAAAGATTTTGCTCAAAAGACTGAGACTCATGCCTGAAAAAGTCCCTGGAATTACTATGAATCTGTCTCCCATTCAGCAGAATGAAACCCCAGGAACAATCCCAAGCACACTCCATAGCTGAGGACTGAAGTCTATCTTCTCCATCTTCTGCCATTTCTCAGGTATGTCCCAACCTCGGACAGCTAACATTTCAGGTGCATAGGTCTCTGTGGCTGTCCTGTATATTAGTGACAGTGGCCCTGGCCTCTAACCCACATGTCAATTAAACTCCTATAGACATCTGTAAATGCCCTTAAGACCTATGTCATCTGTCGTTGAGACCACTGACCCTATTTGGTCACTCCTGTATAGCAGCTTCTATCTGAGGAGCATACCTAAAACAATGGTATCCACAATTCCCATTTACAAGTGTTCATTTATGAGAAAAATTCACATGGCCGCACATGAAGCTATTTGAGTAAGgtttaataaaatttattaagcATCTATAGAAATATATGTCAGAAGAATTATTTGTGAACTAGAAGAGCCTacttaaaatatcaaagaaaagttCTGATGCAAAGACCATTGGATTTTTCCACATAGCTTAGAATTCCACAATGTCAAATTATAGCATCTTTAGCTGAAGATAAATTAAAACTTCTCAAATGAaatcaactaaaaaaaaatctaattacaAGGCGGAAGTTTTCATGTGTGTCAAAATGGAAAACCTGGAGTTTACATGTTTCCATCCATTCCTCAGAAGGAAGGCAGATGTTCCCAGCAATCCAAACTCAACAAGACGTGATTATTGTGTGCTCTTGTCCTAATCACGTGATCTCCAGAGTTGTTATTAGCCACTCTGATGAGATACAAACCCATCGTTTGCTCATTGACAACTTGTATGTGACACATTTGGTCGTTCACTGTCTTGGGAGAGGCCGGGAATGTGTGTACCCTGGTGGGGTAGATGTAGATGTCCAGTACTGAACAATAgaggcttgttttgtgatttGAATTGACCCCAATAATAAAAACCATTCAAAGCTATTGTCACCTCCATAATATGTATAAATTTTAATATCATATATTTTTCATAGTTTTAAAGAGGTAAATATGAAAACTTTGGGATCCCCATGTTTGTTGCACTGAATTTTTGCAGGGTCCCATCATCTGGCTGTGCAACTTCAACAGCTCAAGGAATTTAGTCTTCACTGTGTAGAACAGTAGCTGCATGTAGCTACTGAGATCCAATTACATAGAATAGCATTTAAATTCAGTTCGTTGGTCACACCAATCAGACTTGGCACTCCACTTGTGGCTAGTAGCTACAG is part of the Rattus norvegicus strain BN/NHsdMcwi chromosome 1, GRCr8, whole genome shotgun sequence genome and harbors:
- the Bnc1 gene encoding zinc finger protein basonuclin-1; translated protein: MRRSPSRGGRGAARAGYARREGRPRSGRRMAEAIGCTLNCSCQSFKPGKINHRQCEQCRHGWVAHALSKLRIPPVYPTSQVEIVQSNVVFDISSLMLYGTQAIPVRLKILLDRLFSVLKQDEVLQILHALDWTLQDYIRGYVLQDASGKVLDHWSIMTSEEEVATLQQFLRFGETKSIVELMAIQEKEEQSIVIPPATANVDIRAFIESCGHRSANLPTPVDKGNPSSMHPFENLISNMTFMLPFQFFNPLPPALIGSLPEQYVLEQGQDQSRDPKQDLHGPFSDSGFLTSTPFQVEKEQCLSCPDAVTQKEDSAHLSDSSSYSIASKLERTQLSPEAKMKPERNSLSAKKGRVFCTACEKTFYDKGTLKIHYNAVHLKIKHKCTIEGCNMVFSSLRSRNRHSANPNPRLHMPMNRNNRDKDLRNSLNLASSETYKRPGFTVMSPDCGPLPGYTGSVEDSKGQPAFSSIGQNGVLFPNLKTVQPVLPFYRSPATPAELANTPGMLPSLPLISSSIPEQLVSTDVPFDALPKKKSRKSSMPIKIEKEAVEIADEKRHSLSSDDDVPLQVVSEDEPEDSSPQSDRVPEEQRTQLGLEEPLPQGERACHLESVIEPHGAISRTLEQTTLTERESEQKVALSSVMPREVEHDGHERHFTPGLGPQIPFPDYMELQQRLLAGGLFGALSNRGMAFPFLEESKELGHLSEHALVRQKEETRFQCDICKKTFKNACSMKTHEKSTHARETHACTVDGCGAAFLSRRSRDRHSSNLSLHQKVLNEEALETSEDHFRAAYLLQDVAKEAYQDVAFTPQASQTSVIFKGTSGMGSLVYPISQVHSASLESYNSGPPSEGTILDLSTTSSMKSESSSHSSWDSDGVSEEGTALMEDSDGNCEGQSLVSAEDEYPICVLMEKADQSLASLPSGLPITCHLCQKIYSNKGTFRAHYKTVHLRQLHKCKVPGCNTMFSSVRSRNRHSQNPNLHKSLASSPGHLQ
- the Bnc1 gene encoding zinc finger protein basonuclin-1 isoform X1; this encodes MRCRNMFFSFKASLCGCGAATSLSLTAIGCTLNCSCQSFKPGKINHRQCEQCRHGWVAHALSKLRIPPVYPTSQVEIVQSNVVFDISSLMLYGTQAIPVRLKILLDRLFSVLKQDEVLQILHALDWTLQDYIRGYVLQDASGKVLDHWSIMTSEEEVATLQQFLRFGETKSIVELMAIQEKEEQSIVIPPATANVDIRAFIESCGHRSANLPTPVDKGNPSSMHPFENLISNMTFMLPFQFFNPLPPALIGSLPEQYVLEQGQDQSRDPKQDLHGPFSDSGFLTSTPFQVEKEQCLSCPDAVTQKEDSAHLSDSSSYSIASKLERTQLSPEAKMKPERNSLSAKKGRVFCTACEKTFYDKGTLKIHYNAVHLKIKHKCTIEGCNMVFSSLRSRNRHSANPNPRLHMPMNRNNRDKDLRNSLNLASSETYKRPGFTVMSPDCGPLPGYTGSVEDSKGQPAFSSIGQNGVLFPNLKTVQPVLPFYRSPATPAELANTPGMLPSLPLISSSIPEQLVSTDVPFDALPKKKSRKSSMPIKIEKEAVEIADEKRHSLSSDDDVPLQVVSEDEPEDSSPQSDRVPEEQRTQLGLEEPLPQGERACHLESVIEPHGAISRTLEQTTLTERESEQKVALSSVMPREVEHDGHERHFTPGLGPQIPFPDYMELQQRLLAGGLFGALSNRGMAFPFLEESKELGHLSEHALVRQKEETRFQCDICKKTFKNACSMKTHEKSTHARETHACTVDGCGAAFLSRRSRDRHSSNLSLHQKVLNEEALETSEDHFRAAYLLQDVAKEAYQDVAFTPQASQTSVIFKGTSGMGSLVYPISQVHSASLESYNSGPPSEGTILDLSTTSSMKSESSSHSSWDSDGVSEEGTALMEDSDGNCEGQSLVSAEDEYPICVLMEKADQSLASLPSGLPITCHLCQKIYSNKGTFRAHYKTVHLRQLHKCKVPGCNTMFSSVRSRNRHSQNPNLHKSLASSPGHLQ